The following proteins come from a genomic window of Meleagris gallopavo isolate NT-WF06-2002-E0010 breed Aviagen turkey brand Nicholas breeding stock chromosome Z, Turkey_5.1, whole genome shotgun sequence:
- the LOC104915165 gene encoding adenomatous polyposis coli protein, with amino-acid sequence MVDPVGICTYLEESTLKSVLSALWNLSAHCTENKADICAVDGALAFLVGTLTYRSQTNTLAIIESGGGILRNVSSLIATNEDHRQILRENSCLQTLLQHLKSHSLTIVSNACGTLWNLSARNAKDQEALWDMGAVSMLKNLIHSKHKMIAMGSAAALRNLMANRPAKYKDANIMSPGSSLPSLHVRKQKALEAELDAQHLSETFDNIDNLSPKASHRNKQRHKQNVYSEYVLDSNRHDDGVCRTESFSTGNVTVLSPYLNSTVLPGSSSSSRGNIENCLSEKDRSLDRDRAVGLNAYHPATENSGNSSKRVGMQISTAAAQIAKVMEEVTSMHIPQEDRGSSSPSEMHCLTEDRNTTRRAASAHTHSNTYFPKSENSSRPCPVPYTKMEYKRASNDSLNSVSSSDGYGKRGQMKPSIESYSEDDESKFCSYGQYPADLAHKIHSANHMDDNDGELDTPINYSLKYSDEQLNSGRQSPSQNERWARPKHIIDDEMKQNDQRQSRSQSATFPVYTESGDDKHMKYQSPFGQQDCVSSFRSRGSNGSDQNRVGSTLGINQKVNQSLCQVDDYDDDKPTNYSERYSEEEQHEEEDRPTNYSIKYNEEEHNVDQPIDYSLKYSTEVPPSSQKPSFTFSKTSSVQSTKTDHISSSSGNTSAPSAGSKRQNQLHPSSAQSRGGHAQKSSSCKTPSINQETIQTYCVEDTPICFSRCSSLSSLSSAEDEIGRDQSTRVTDTNNTLQIAELKEDSGALSAEAAVNEITSTSQHIRTKSSRLPASSLSPSDSSRHKAVEFSSGAKSPSKSGAQTPKSPPEHYVQETPLMFSRCTSVSSLDSFESRSIASSVQSEPCSGMVSGIISPSDLPDSPGQTMPPSRSKTPPPAQGVQVKRDVVKGKVPSAEKREPGPRQAAVNAAVQRVQVLPEADTLLHFATESTPDGFSCSSSLSALSLDEPFIQKDVELRIMPPVHENEHGNEAEPEQSDDTKDNQENKAEKPSEAEKDILDDSDDDDIEILEECIISAMPTKSSRKAKKPSQASAPKIPPPVARKPSQLPVYKLLPSQSRLQSQKHVSFTPGDDMPRVYCVEGTPINFSTATSLSDLTIESPPNELANVDSVGTVAESGEFEKRDTIPTEGRSTDDAQRAKSITVTGPGLDDDKTEEGDILAECINSAMPKGKSHKPFRVKKIMDQIQQASTSLNNKNQSEVEKKKPTSPVKPVPQNSEYRARVRKNTESKSQINNERSYPENKDAKKQNLKNNSRDFNDKLSNNEERVRGSFTFDSPHHYTPIEGTPYCFSRNDSLSSLDFDDDDVDLSREKAELRKGKEAKEIETKDCPNMEQPSSQQPSSRTQVSQKHPTSRSQSKTFCQPNKDIPDRGAATDEKMQNFAIENTPVCFSRNSSLSSLSDIDQENNNNKEEEPVKRTEAPDSQIESNRPQTSGYAPKSFHVEDTPVCFSRNSSLSSLSIDSEDDLLQECISSAMPKKKKPSRIKSESEKSNSRNIGGMLAEDLTLDLREIQRPDSEHGFSPDSENFDWKAIQEGANSIVSSLHQAAAAASLSRQASSDSDSILSLKSGISLGSPFHLTPDQEEKPFTSNKGPRILKPGEKSTLESKKVESESKGIKGGKRVYKSIITGKARSNSEVSNQLKQPQQTSVPSISRGRTMIHIPGVRNSSSSTSPVSKKGPPFKNTNSKSPSEGQSSASSPRGVKSSVKPEPAPVTRQLSGLNQSGSSKGPSRSGSRDSTPSRPQQQPLSRPLQSPGRNSISPGRNGISPPNKLSQLPRTSSPSTASTKSSSSGRMSYTSPGRQMSQQNLTKQTALTKNTSSIPRSESASKGLNQILGSGASNKKTDLSRMSSAKSSGSESDRSERPVLVRQSTFIKEAPSPTLRRKLEESASFESLSPSRPDSPTRSQLQTPVLSPSLPDMSLSTHSTAQTSGWRKLPPNLSPSVEYDGRPAKRHDITRSHSESPSRLPINRSGTWKREHSKHSSSLPRVSTWRRTGSSSSILSASSESSEKAKSEDEKQHGSSLSGQKQSKESQAPAKGTWRKIKENEIPQIMSDPQHPSSSATSSSDSKTLIYQMAPAVSKTEDVWVRIEDCPINNPRSGRSPTGNTPPVIDSVSEKGVVNGKDSKEIQEKQNPGNGSVPVRTIGLENRLNSFFQMDSPDKKGNETKPLQTNPVPAPENNESTVSERTPFSSSSSSKHSSPIGAVAARVTPFNYNPSRRKSSVDNSSARPSQIPTPVNNSTKKRDSKSENTDSSGTQSPKRHSGSYLVTSV; translated from the exons GAATCAACCCTAAAAAGTGTCTTGAGTGCCTTATGGAATCTGTCAGCACATTGTACTGAGAACAAAGCTGATATATGTGCTGTTGATGGTGCTCTTGCATTTCTAGTTGGTACACTGACATACCGGAGCCAAACAAACACTCTTGCCATCATAGAAAGTGGAGGAGGAATATTAAGAAATGTTTCTAGCTTAATCGCTACTAATGAGGACCACAG GCAAATCTTGCGAGAGAACAGTTGCTTACAAACCTTGTTACAACACTTGAAGTCACACAGTTTGACAATAGTCAGTAATGCATGTGGAACCCTGTGGAATCTTTCTGCACGAAATGCAAAGGATCAGGAGGCGCTTTGGGACATGGGAGCAGTCAGCATGCTCAAAAATCTCATTCACTCGAAACACAAAATGATAGCaatgggcagtgctgcagctctaAGAAATCTCATGGCAAACAGGCCAGCAAAGTATAAGGATGCTAACATTATGTCTCCAGGATCAAGCTTACCATCTCTTCatgttagaaaacaaaaggcacTGGAAGCAGAATTAGATGCACAACATTTATCAGAGACTTTTGACAATATTGATAATTTAAGCCCAAAAGCATCTCACCGTAATAAGCAGAGACATAAGCAGAATGTATACAGTGAGTATGTTTTGGACTCTAATCGTCATGATGATGGGGTATGCAGAACAGAGAGTTTTAGTACTGGTAACGTGACTGTACTTTCTCCATATTTAAATTCTACAGTATTGCCTGGATCCTCTTCTTCTAGTAGAGGAAACATAGAAAATTGTCTATCTGAGAAAGACAGAAGTCTTGATAGAGATCGAGCAGTAGGTTTAAATGCCTATCATCCAGCTACAGAGAACAGTGGAAACTCCTCTAAGAGAGTAGGAATGCAAATTTCTACAGCTGCAGCTCAAATTGCCAAGGTTATGGAAGAAGTGACAAGCATGCATATTCCACAAGAAGACAGAGGTTCCAGTTCCCCTTCTGAAATGCACTGTTtgacagaagacagaaatacCACAAGGAGAGCAGCCAGTGCCCATACTCACTCAAATACATACTTTCCAAAATCTGAGAATTCAAGCAGGCCATGTCCTGTGCCTTACACAAAAATGGAATACAAGAGAGCATCAAATGACAGCTTAAATAGTGTCAGCAGCAGTGATGGCTATGGTAAAAGAGGCCAAATGAAACCTTCCATTGAATCTTACTCTGAGGATGATGAAAGTAAATTCTGTAGTTATGGGCAATATCCAGCTGACTTGGCACATAAGATACATAGTGCAAATCACATGGATGACAATGATGGAGAACTAGACACTCCTATTAATTATAGTCTTAAATATTCAGATGAACAGTTAAATTCTGGAAGGCAGAGTCCTTCTCAGAATGAAAGATGGGCAAGGCCTAAGCATATAATAGAtgatgaaatgaaacaaaacgACCAGAGGCAGTCAAGGAGCCAAAGTGCAACATTCCCTGTGTACACTGAAAGTGGAGATGATAAACACATGAAATATCAGTCACCTTTTGGACAGCAAGATTGTGTTTCTTCATTTAGATCAAGAGGATCCAATGGTTCAGATCAGAACAGAGTAGGGTCAACTCTTGGAATCAATCAGAAAGTAAATCAGTCCTTGTGCCAGGTTGACGATTATGATGATGATAAGCCAACCAACTACAGTGAACGCTATTCTGAGGAGGAACAGCATGAAGAGGAAGACAGACCGACCAATTACAGCATAAAGTACAATGAAGAGGAACATAATGTTGATCAGCCCATTGATTATAGTCTGAAGTATTCAACAGAAGTTCCTCCCTCTTCTCAGAAGCCgtcttttactttttcaaagaCTTCTTCAGTGCAGAGCACTAAAACTGATCATATTTCCTCAAGCAGTGGGAACACATCAGCCCCTTCAGCAGGTTCAAAAAGGCAGAATCAGCTTCACCCAagttctgcacagagcagaggcgGTCATGCTCAAAAGTCTTCCTCCTGTAAGACTCCTTCTATTAATCAGGAAACTATACAAACTTACTGTGTGGAAGATACACCAATATGTTTTTCAAGGTGTAGCTCTTTGTCATCTTTGTCATCAGCTGAAGATGAAATAGGGCGTGATCAATCCACACGTGTGACTGATACTAATAATACACTGCAGATAGCAGAACTGAAAGAAGACAGTGGGGCGCTAtctgcagaagctgcagtgaATGAAATCACTTCAACATCACAACATATCAGAACAAAATCCAGTAGACTTCCAGCTTCCAGTTTATCACCTTCTGATTCCTCCAGACATAAAGCTGTTGAATTTTCTTCAGGTGCCAAATCTCCCTCAAAGAGTGGTGCACAGACTCCTAAAAGCCCACCAGAACATTATGTACAGGAAACTCCTCTCATGTTCAGCAGATGTACTTCTGTAAGTTCCCTGGATAGTTTTGAAAGCCGTTCAATTGCTAGTTCAGTTCAAAGTGAGCCTTGCAGTGGAATGGTGAGTGGTATTATAAGTCCAAGTGATCTTCCAGACAGCCCAGGACAAACAATGCCTCCAAGCAGAAGTAAAACACCACCCCCTGCTCAAGGAGTTCAAGTGAAAAGAGATGTAGTTAAAGGTAAAGTACCTAGTGCAGAAAAGAGAGAGCCTGGTCCTAGACAAGCAGCTGTAAATGCAGCTGTTCAGAGAGTTCAGGTACTGCCAGAGGCTGATACGCTATTACATTTTGCCACAGAAAGTACACCAGATGGGTTTTCTTGCTCTTCTAGCCTCAGTGCTCTGAGTCTTGATGAGCCATTTATACAGAAAGATGTAGAGTTAAGAATAATGCCTCCTGTACATGAAAATGAACATGGAAATGAAGCAGAGCCTGAACAGTCAGATGATACAAAGGATAACCAAGAGAATAAAGCAGAGAAGccttctgaagcagaaaaagacaTTCTGGATGATTCTGATGATGATGATATTGAAATACTGGAAGAATGTATTATTTCTGCAATGCCTACAAAGTCTTCACGTAAAGCCAAAAAGCCTTCTCAAGCATCTGCTCCAAAAATACCTCCTCCTGTAGCCAGAAAGCCAAGCCAGCTGCCTGTTTATAAACTTCTGCCTTCCCAAAGCCGATTGCAATCCCAAAAGCATGTGAGTTTTACACCGGGAGATGATATGCCACGAGTATATTGTGTTGAGGGTACACCAATAAATTTTTCAACAGCTACATCTCTGAGTGATCTCACAATAGAATCACCACCAAATGAGTTGGCCAATGTAGACAGTGTGGGTACAGTGGCAGAGTCAGGGGAATTTGAGAAGAGGGACACTATTCCTACAGAAGGTAGAAGTACAGATGATGCTCAGAGAGCAAAAAGCATAACTGTGACTGGCCCAGGACTGGATGATGACAAAACAGAAGAGGGTGATATTCTGGCTGAGTGCATTAACTCAGCTATGCCGAAAGGTAAAAGTCACAAACCTTTTAGagtgaagaaaataatggaTCAAATCCAACAAGCATCTACATCtctaaataacaaaaatcaatcAGAAGTTGAGAAAAAGAAGCCAACATCACCAGTAAAGCCTGTTCCCCAAAATAGTGAATATAGAGCACGTGTAAGAAAAAACACGGAGTCTAAAAGCCAAATTAATAATGAAAGAAGCTATCCAGAGAACAAGGATGCAAAGAAACagaatcttaaaaataattctagaGATTTTAATGACAAACTTTCAAATAATGAAGAGCGTGTAAGAGGAAGCTTTACATTTGATTCTCCTCACCATTACACACCCATAGAGGGAACTCCATATTGTTTTTCACGCAATGATTCCTTAAGTTCTTTGGAttttgatgatgatgatgttgACCTTTCAAGGGAAAAGGCAgaattaagaaaaggaaaagaagcaaaggaaatagAAACTAAAGACTGCCCTAACATGGAACAGCCTTCAAGTCAGCAACCAAGTAGTAGGACACAAGTTAGCCAAAAACACCCAACAAGCAGAAGCCAGTCTAAAACTTTCTGTCAGCCAAATAAAGATATTCCAGACAGAGGGGCAGCTACGGATGAGAAGATGCAGAATTTTGCTATTGAAAACAcacctgtttgtttttctcgCAACTCATCTCTTAGTTCCCTTAGTGATATTGAtcaagaaaacaataacaacaaagaaGAAGAACCAGTAAAGCGAACTGAGGCTCCTGATTCACAGATAGAATCAAACAGACCACAGACTTCTGGTTATGCACCTAAATCATTTCATGTTGAAGATACACCAGTATGTTTCTCTAGAAATAGTTCTCTGAGTTCTCTAAGTATTGACTCAGAAGATGATCTTTTGCAGGAATGCATTAGTTCTGCCAtgcctaaaaagaaaaaaccatcAAGAATAAAGagtgaaagtgaaaaaagtAATTCCAGAAATATAGGTGGTATGCTGGCGGAAGATTTAACACTGGATTTGAGAGAGATACAGAGGCCAGATTCAGAACATGGTTTCTCACCCGATTCAGAGAACTTTGATTGGAAAGCTATACAAGAAGGTGCAAATTCTATAGTTAGTAGCCTACAtcaagctgcagctgctgcatcaCTATCCAGACAAGCTTCATCAGACTCTGATTCTattctttcattaaaatctggtatttctctGGGATCACCATTCCATCTTACTCCGGACCAAGAAGAGAAACCTTTTACTAGTAATAAAGGTCCACGAATTCTCAAGCCAGGAGAGAAAAGTACGCTGGAATCTAAAAAAGTAGAATCCGAAAGTAAGGGAATCAAAGGAGGGAAAAGAGTATATAAAAGTATAATTACAGGAAAAGCTCGCTCCAATTCAGAAGTTTCAAACCAATTAAAGCAACCACAACAAACAAGTGTGCCTTCAATTTCACGTGGTAGGACAATGATTCATATTCCAGGAGTTCGAAATAGTTCTTCAAGTACTAGTCCTGTTTCCAAAAAAGGCCCCCCAttcaaaaacacaaattccAAGAGTCCCAGTGAAGGCCAGAGTTCAGCTAGTTCCCCAAGAGGAGTCAAGTCATCAGTAAAACCTGAGCCAGCTCCTGTAACTAGGCAACTGTCAGGGTTGAACCAGAGTGGATCAAGTAAAGGACCTTCTAGATCAGGATCTAGAGACTCCACTCCTTCTAGACCTCAACAGCAGCCACTGAGCAGGCCTCTGCAATCTCCAGGTCGAAACTCAATTTCTCCAGGAAGAAATGGTATAAGTCCTCCCAACAAACTGTCTCAGTTGCCAAGAACATCATCTCCTAGCACAGCTTCAACTAAATCTTCAAGTTCAGGTAGGATGTCATATACATCACCAGGCAGGCAGATGAGCCAGCAAAACCTTACAAAGCAAACTGCCTTAACTAAGAATACCAGTAGCATTCCAAGAAGTGAGTCTGCTTCCAAAGGATTGAATCAAATTCTCGGTAGCGGTGCATCAAACAAAAAGACTGACTTATCCAGAATGTCATCAGCAAAATCTAGCGGAAGTGAATCTGACAGGTCTGAGAGGCCTGTTCTTGTTCGCCAGTCGACTTTTATTAAAGAAGCTCCAAGCCCAACTCTAAGACGTAAATTGGAAGAGTCTGCTTCATTTGAATCTCTGTCTCCTTCCAGACCAGATTCTCCCACGAGATCCCAACTACAGACTCCAGTTTTAAGTCCCTCACTTCCTGATATGTCTTTATCCACTCATTCAACTGCCCAAACTAGTGGCTGGCGAAAATTACCCCCTAATCTGAGCCCTTCTGTAGAATACGATGGGAGACCAGCAAAACGTCATGATATAACGCGTTCTCATTCTGAGAGTCCATCTAGATTGCCAATCAACAGATCAGGAACATGGAAACGTGAACATAGTAAGCATTCCTCATCACTTCCTCGTGTAAGCACTTGGAGAAGAACTGGAAGTTCTTCCTCAATTCTGTCAGCTTCTTCAGAATCCAGTGAGAAGGCAAAAAGTGAAGATGAAAAGCAACATGGAAGTTCTCTTTCTGGACAGAAGCAAAGTAAAGAAAGCCAAGCACCAGCAAAAGGtacttggagaaaaataaaagaaaatgaaatcccCCAAATAATGAGTGATCCTCAGCATCCGTCCTCGAGTGCCACAAGTAGCTCTGATTCCAAAACTCTAATCTATCAGATGGCACCAGCTGTCTCTAAGACTGAGGATGTTTGGGTGAGGATTGAGGACTGCCCAATTAACAATCCTCGATCTGGAAGGTCCCCAACTGGAAATACTCCTCCTGTTATTGACAGTGTTTCAGAGAAGGGGGTTGTGAATGGCAAAGATTCTAAAGAgattcaagaaaaacaaaatccagggAATGGAAGTGTTCCTGTTCGTACCATTGGTTTAGAAAATCGTCTGAACTCTTTCTTTCAGATGGACAGTCCAGACAAGAAAGGCAATGAAACAAAACCTCTGCAGACCAATCCTGTTCCTGCACCAGAAAATAACGAAAGTACTGTGAGCGAGCGTACACCATTCAGTTCCAGTAGTTCAAGCAAACATAGCTCTCCGATTGGTGCTGTTGCAGCAAGAGTAACTCCTTTCAATTATAATCCAAGCCGCAGGAAGAGTAGTGTGGACAATAGTTCTGCTCGACCATCACAGATACCAACACCAGTAAATAACAGCACAAAGAAACGTGACTCAAAGTCTGAAAATACAGACTCCAGTGGAACTCAGAGTCCCAAACGTCATTCTGGCTCTTACCTGGTGACTTCTGTTTAA